In the genome of Paenarthrobacter ilicis, the window TCAACCGGGTTCATGGCTACACCACGGACGGTCGGGCGGACGCCCTTCCAGCGCATGCGGCCGGCCTTGCCCCAGTTGATGTTCGACTGCTCGGCGTTGCCGACCTCGCCGACGGTTGCGCGGCAGCGCACGTCAACGTTGCGGATTTCACCGGAGGGCAGACGCAGCTGGGCGAAACGGCCTTCCTTGGCAACGAGCTGTACCGAAGCACCTGCGGAACGTGCCATCTTGGCGCCGCCACCCGGACGCAGTTCAACTGCGTGGATTACGGTACCAACCGGGATGTTGCGCAGCGGCAGGTTGTTGCCCGGCTTGATGTCAGCGTCGGGGCCAGCCTCGACGAAGTCACCCTGGGACAGCTTGTTCGGAGCGATGATGTAACGCTTGGTGCCATCAACGTAGTGCAGGAGTGCGATGCGAGCCGTACGGTTCGGGTCGTACTCAATTTCGGCAACGCGGGCGTTGATGCCATCTTTGTCGTGACGACGGAAGTCGATCAGACGGTACTGGCGCTTGTGCCCACCACCCTTGTGACGGGTGGTGATCTTACCGGTGTTGTTACGGCCGCCAGTCTTGTGCAGCGGACGAAGCAACGACTTTTCCGGAGTCGATCGCGTGATTTCAGCAAAGTCGGCTACGCTCGAGCCACGACGGCCCGGGGTAGTCGGCTTGTATTTACGGATTCCCATAATTTATTTCCTCGTTAAAGTGGTCTCCGCTACGCGAGCGGACCGCCGAAGATGTCGATTGTGCCTTCTTTGAGGGTGACAATTGCACGCTTGGTGCTCTTGCGCTGTCCCCAGCCGAATTTGGTGCGCTTGCGCTTACCGGCACGGTTGATGGTGTTGATCGAGTCAACCTTGACCGAGAAGATCTTCTCAACGGCCAATTTGATTTCGGTCTTGTTCGAGCGCGGGTCCACCAGGAAGGTGTACTTGCCTTCGTCGATCAGACCGTAGCTCTTTTCCGAAACGACGGGTGCAAGCACGACGTCGCGCGGATCCTTGATGGTGGTTACGCTCACTTGGAGGCCTCCTCGTTCTTTGCCTTGTCAGCGATGAACGCCTCGAAAGCAGCCTTGGTGAAGACCACATCGTCGGAGACAAGCACGTCGTAGGTGTTCAGCTGGTCTGCGTACAGAACGTGAACATCCTGGAGGTTGCGCACGGAAAGTGCAGCAACATCGTTGGCGCGCTCGATAACGACGAGCAGGTTCTTGCGCTCGGTAACGGTGCGCAGCGACGCCAGTGCATCCTTGGCTGACGGCTTGGTGCCGGCTACCAGTTCAGCGATGACGTGGATGCGGCCGTTGCGGGCGCGGTCAGACAGGGCGCCGCGGAGTGCAGCAGCCTTCATCTTCTTGGGGGTGCGCTGGCTGTAGTCACGAGGGGTCGGACCGTGGACAACGCCACCGCCGGTCATGTGAGGAGCACGGATGGAACCCTGACGGGCGCGGCCGGTGCCCTTCTGCTTGAACGGCTTGCGACCTGCACCGGAAACCTCGGCGCGGGTCTTCGTCTTGTGGGTACCCTGGCGGGCAGCAGCGAGCTGTGCAACGACGACCTGGTGCAGCAAGGGCACGTTGGTCTGAACGTCGAAGATCTCTGCAGGCAGGTCTACCTTGACAGTGCTAGTCATTTAACTAGGCTCCCTTCACGGCGGTGCGTACGAGTACGACCTGGCCGCGGGCACCGGGAACGGCACCCTTGATAAGGAGCAGCGACTTCTCAGCGTCAACACCGTGAACCGTGAGGTTCAGCGTGGTGTGACGCTCGGCGCCCATGCGGCCGGCCATTTTCAGGCCCTTGAAGACGCGGCTCGGGGTGGATGCGCCACCGATGGAGCCAGGCTTACGGTGGTTCTTGTGGGCACCGTGGGATGCGCCAACGCCGTGGAAGCCGTGACGCTTCATAACACCGGCGAAGCCCTTACCCTTGGAGGTGCCGACTACGTCGATCTTCTGGCCGGCTTCGAAGATCTCAACAGAGAGCTCCTGGCCCAGCTCGTAGGATGCGGCGTCTGCGGTACGCAGTTCGACGACGTGGCGGCGCGGGGTGACGCCTGCCTTTTCAAAGTGACCAGCCAGGGGCTTGGTGACCTTGCGGGGATCGATCTGGCCGTAGCCGATCTGGACGGCGACGTAGCCATCTACCTCTGCGTTGCGCAGCTGGGTGATGACGTTGGAGTCAGCCTGGACGACAGTTACCGGGATGAGCTTGTTGTTCTCGTCCCAGACCTGGGTCATGCCGAGCTTCGTGCCCAACAGGCCCTTTACGTTACGGGTTGCGGTCATAGTCTCTCAGCACCTCCCTAGAGCTTGATTTCGATGTTCACGTCTGCAGGCAGATCGAGACGCATAAGCGAGTCGACGGCCTTCGGCGTGGGGTCAATGATGTCGATCAGACGCTTGTGAGTACGCATTTCGAAGTGCTCACGGCTGTCCTTGTACTTGTGAGGAGAGCGAATTACGCAGTAAACGTTCTTCTCTGTGGGCAGCGGCACCGGGCCGACTACCGTTGCGCCTGCGCGCGTGACCGTCTCAACGATCTTCCGCGCTGAAACATCAATGACCTCGTGGTCATATGACTTCAGCCGGATGCGGATTTTTTGTCCCGCCATGTCGCCTGACTCTCTTTCAGCTAGTGCTGCTCTAGTTAGGGCTGCTCTGTTTACTTACCTGTTGATGTGGCCGCCGAGGCGTTTGAGGCAGTGCCACCACACGCCGCACAAGCTGAATCCGGATATTCCGGGTTCCTCAACCTGCCGGCGCACCGACCCCCGCGGTCGGGCGTGTCGCGATTTCCACGCAGACTCGACCGCATTCCATGGGGTTCAGGGTTATGTTTGGGCTTCTACCTGGACCCTGACACCCGGCATTATCCGGATCGGGACACGAAGAAGCGCTTGAACAACTCATCCAGTATGGCGGAAATCCGGGGCAAAGGCCAATCGTCCCCTGCAGGGGCATTGCCGGGTGGCCCGCGGCTGGGCACTATTGGGGAATGACTGTGCAGGATTCAGGCTCGGTGGAAGATCTGGCGGCCCGCCTGCCGCCGGGATTTACCCTGGGGGTGGCGGCCGCTGCTATCCAGATTGAGGGTTCAGTGGCTGCTGACGGCCGCGGGCCGTCGGGGTGGGACGCTTTCGCCCAGAAGCCCGGGGCAATCGTCGACGGCGGTTCGCCCTCCGTCGCGTGCGACCATTACAACAGATGCGATGAAGACATCGCCCTCATGCAGGAGCTGGGGGTCGACTCCTACCGGTTTTCCTTCTCCTGGCCACGCATCCAGCCCGGCGGCAAAGGTGCCTTCAACCAGCGGGGGCTGGACTTCTACGACCGCCTGATCGACAAACTGCTTGCCGCCGGAATCTCGCCCATGGCCACGTTGTTCCACTGGGATACCCCACTGGAGCTGGAGCATGCCGGCGGATGGATGAACAGGGAAACGGCCTACCGCTTCGCGGACTACACCGCAGCGGTGGCCTCCCGCTGTGGCGATCGCGTGGACAAATGGGTCACCTTGAATGAGCCCGTGTCAGTGACCGTTCAGGGCTACGCGCTGGGCGTCCACTCCCCCGGAAAGCAGCTCCTCTTCGACGCCCTGCCCTCCGCGCACCACCAACTCCTGGGTCATGGTCTCTCCGTGCTGGCTCTTCGGAGCGAAGGTGTCAAGGGAGAGGTAGGGGTGTCCAACATGCACGCCCCTGTCCAACCGGCCTCGAACAGCTTGCCAGACCGGTTGATGACGCAGGCAATGGACCACATCCTGAACAGGATCTATTCCGATGCGCTTCTTTTGGGCAGCTACCCCAAACCCCCGCTTCCCATGCGGCCGTGGTTCCGTTCCCTGGACGTGGTAGCGGACGGTGACATGGAGATCATCAACCAGCCCTTGGATTTCTACGGGGTGAACTACTACTACCCCGTCAAAGTAGCTGCCGGCCCGGGGCCCGCAGAAATACCCACCGGCACCTCCCCCGAGATGGCGAAAGTCCCCTTCCATCTGGCAGTGTTCCAGGAGTACGAGACCACCGGCTTTGGCTGGCCGGTGGCCCCTGAATACCTCGTCCAACTGCTCAGGGACATGAAGGACCGCTACGGGGATGCCTTGCCCCCGATCTACATCACCGAAGGCGGGGCCAGTTTCCCTGAACCAGCCCATGTGGACGGACCACTTCAGGACACCAACCGGATTTCCTATCTGGCCGAGCACCTGGGGCACGTGCTCACCGCAACGGGTCCAGGTGGGACTGCCGAGGATGTGGATGTTCGTGGCTACTACGTATGGACCCTGCTGGATAACTTCGAGTGGGCCGCGGGTTACTCCCAGCGCTTTGGCCTGGTGCACACCGATTTCGACTCCCTGCAGAGAACGCCCAAGGAATCCTTCTATTGGTACCGGGCACTGAGCCGGGCGCGGAACCACAACGCCTGAGCAAGGAGCCCAGGATTGTCCTACTGGTTCTTGTTGGCGCGCCGGATCCTCTTTGCCCGGTCGATCTCACCCTTGAAGTTCTTGCGGCCCCAGATGACACCGCCACCCACAGCGACAATAACAACGAGAAAAATCAGGAATTCCACAACATTCTCCTTAGGTTGACTGCAACACTACCGGACCGCTTCTCCGCCACCGGGCGTGATCCCGTTCTTGTCCACCGGGGGTTTACGGTTCAGGCGCCACACAGCCAGGGCGATGAGCGCCACGGCCACGAGGGCCAACATAGCGAAGGCATAGGAGCGAAGAGCCCACATGACGCATAGCGCAACCCCTGCAGCACCCCACCAGACGAAGGCCCGTTCCGCCAAAAGCAGCCCTGCGGCAAGAAGAACCACGTGCGCCACCAGGACGTACAGCTGTTGGGGCACAGAGCCGCCGAAGACGGTGCCAATCGAGGACAAGGACAGCATCGCGGCCGCGACGCACAGACGGACAAACCCATCGGACCGGCCGCCCTTTATATAGCGCAGTCCTGCCATAACAGCTACCGCGACGACGTACCACTGTGCGGCCCAGAACAAGTTGGGGCTGGAGCCGTCTACAAACAGCACGGCCCGCTGAAGGGCAGCGATGGAGACGACGGCCCAGATCTCTGCGGCGAACCACTTGCCGGCAGGGACTTCCAGGACCACCAGGACACCCATGGCAACCACCAGCACGAAACCCACCAAAGAGGTAGGTCCGCGGAGCAGGCCCACCCCTGCGGAACATGCCAGGGCCAGCCCTGCCGTGCCCACCAGGCTGAATTGGCGCCACGGACTGTTGGCTATCGAGGGACCCCCCAGAACCTTGCCGGCGTACAGCAGCACAGCCGTGCCAACACCGCCCAGCAGCCATGCAGCGAACCCGGCCCACACCCCCGGCGGCAAACCTTCCAGAGCCCCGGAAGCAGCCGGGACGGCTCCTGCCAGCAACGACGGAGCCGCTGCGGCATAGAGAACCGGGAGGTCTTCGAGGTGGGAAGCGACAAACAGAATGGCGGCCATCACCACCAAGGCCAATCCCACCAGGCCGTAGGAGATGCCCAGGGCCAGTGCGCCGCCGGCAACCACATTGGCGAGGGAAGCAACCAACCAGAACAGCCGCTCTTCCGGTCGACGTGACGGCGTCCCCGCGGACCGTCGCGTCAACGCCAAGCGGAGCACCACCACCACAACGGCAAGGACAAGGAGAACTGCAGGCACCTGTGCTTTGTCCAGCAGGGGCTGATGCAGCCACGTCCCGGCGGGGAAGCCCAGCGCAGGGCCAGCGGCAATAATTGCTGCACCGAGGCCTGGAACCCCGAGGTACTGTGAACCCCGCAGGAACAGGAAGCGCCACGACACTGCGGCAGAAACCAGAACCAGGGTGAACTCAAACAGGACCACCCAACGTCCACCGCCGTCGAAGTCCCTGGTGGCCAGGTAGGTGAAAGGCAGCACGAGCTGGGCTCCCAGGGCGACCCACGTTCCGGCTTCCCGGAAAGCGGCATCGATGCCACGACGACGGAGCACCATAGAGACAGCATGCTGGAGCGTGAGCAACAAGGCCAAAGCCACGGAAACTGCCGTGACTGAATCGGTCGCATCCCCCACCACCACGGCCAGGAACGCCGTGGCCAGAACCCGCAAGGCCAAGAGGTGAATACCCCGCTGCAACCTCTCCTTCAGCACGGCCGCCATGAAGGCGCTGTAGGCAGTGTAGATGCCCAGCAGAACTTCCACGTCCCGCACGTTTCCTACCCTCAAAGCCATCAGGAGGATGAAGCCTGCGGGGGCAAAGACCCAGCCCGCCTGATGTCGGCGGAAAGCCATGCCACACGCAACCGTCGCCAAAGCTGTTACAACAGCCGCAACACCGGGCTGCCATTCGCCGCGCGCGACGCCGGACCCCATCGCGCTGTCCACAGACAAAACAACACTGGCGCCGGCCATCACCAGGACAACAACCGCGGCGTCACCAAGGGAGGCCTGCGGAAATCTCTTCCTTGCAACCATGCTCAACGGCAGGAACAACTGCACCGCTCCCGCTGCCAATACCAACAACGCGGGCGTGACCGCCTCGCCCGCAACAACAATGCTGCCGCCCGCACGGACGGCGTCGGCGTATACCGACGCAGCAAGCACGGTTGCCGAGGCCCGCGCCAGCCACCAGTACACCTGGCGGTGAAGGGACGGGGCGATCCTCAAAGCGGTCACTGCCGAGTAGGCCATGCCGGTTCCCAGCACCAGATTTCCCAACGCCGCCGAGACAGCGAAGAGGCCCACAAAACCGGAAACCAGAAGGGCCGCCGGTGCCACCAGCTCAGCAAGGCCGGCACGCCACTGCCCTGAGCTCTCCACGCCTGTGCTCTCCACGCCTCGGTTCTCCTCCTCTCGCGGAAATACGAGCAAGCCCGCCGCAAGTCCGGCACAGACCACCGTTCCCACCGCGAAGGCCACAGCAGGACGGCCGGACACATCATCGAAAACCGGCAGCACCATCAATGCCGCCAGCGCCACCACGCCGAATCCGGCAACTGAGGGCACGGGAGCCATCAACCGCACTCCCCCGCGTTCCAGCACGGCGCTGAGCACCTGCTGCAGGGCCGCCGCTCCAATAAAGGCAACCACGGAGAAGGCGACCCTGTGCGGAACGTCCTCAAGAAACCCGGCGGTCGCCGCAGGCACGGCCAGCGTCAGGAAGATGCGTCCAGCCAGCACCAAAAGGGGGCGTCGGGTCCCCGGCCGGACACCAGCCCGCAGGAACCAGTAGAGTCCGGTAGCCCCCACCATGACGGCCACCGGCCAGGCACCCAAAGGACCCATGAAGGGAAGGGCTGCCGCAGCCACGACGCCGGGCGCGAACTCCACTCCCCCGCCCAGCTTCCAGCCGACCGCCATGGCGGTGGCCAGAACGAGCGCCAGAGGCAACCAGACAGCCATCCCGTAGTCACCAACGGCCAGAAGCACGGTAAGGGCAAACGCGGCGACCAGTTGCAGGCCCGAGCACGCCAAAGCGTCGGCCCTCCACAACCGCGGCGCGAACCGCTGACCGGCAAAAGCCATGCCCAATGATTGAAGACCCACGCAAATGATTGCCGCCATCAAGACGGCGGTGCTTTCCGAGGTGACGTCCCAGACCAACCCAAGCAATGAAAGCGTCAGGGCCAGCCTTGCGGCGTAAGCATGCTGGCGTTTGTGGAGCGCACCCGGCACCAAGGCCATGACGGTGAAGTAGACCCCGCAGAAGAGCATGACAAGGGCATATTCGCCGCGGGACAAAAAGACGGGAGTCATGGTCACCGCAATGGCTACTGCGGGAACAACAAACGGGTGGAGAAGCATGAGCGGGCGCAAGTAGAGGGGCGGCAACCAGCGTGGCCGCAGCAACGCTCCCAGCGTCAGCAGGATCGCCACGCCGATGAGTGCGGTGAAATACCACACCAGCGCACCGCCCAGAACGGACACTCCGGACCATGCCGTTGAGACCACAAAGGTGAGTGACAGGTACGCCAGGACTCTGCTGTCCAAACGAAGCGCCGTGAAAACGTAAACCAACGTCCCCAGCAAGGATGTCACCAACCATGCAGCTGGACCATCGTGGAGTGCAAAGTTGTACATCGCCAGACCAGTGACGGGAATCAAAGCGAGGCCGGTGCCGACGAAGGCGATGGCTGCGGGCCGAAGGCGTGGCACCTTGGCATGGACAACCATGCCGGCTCCGTAGAAGAGCGCCGTGATGAACCAGATGCCAACGAATCGGAGGAGCTCGGGAAGGCTCGTACCTACAAACAGGGCGCCGGCAGCCACCAGCAGCAGGCTGGCCACATAGAGCGTGACGTTGATGTTCTGCTGGTCGCGCTTCTCCTTGCGGGCCGCCACTTCCTCCGGCGTCTCACGGCGAACGGGGGGCTGGATGTACGCAGGACCAGAGGTGGGGTGAATGGACGCCGGAGGGACTGGCAGCGAACGAGCTGGAGCAGGCAGCGACTGAGCTGGGACGGGCAGCGACTGAGCTGGAGCGGGCAGCGAGCGAGCAGGAGCGGGCCGAACGGGCGCGGGGGTCGTTGGCTGGCCAGGTGCAGTGAACCCCGGGGCGGGCATGGGCGATTGGATGGTCGCGGGTACCTGGACAGGCTTGGCGGCGGCACTGCGGACCTTGGCCTCCGCGTCCCGCCATCCATCCATGTGACCCGCGAGGTAACCGCGACGGTATGACTCGGCATCCGCGGCGGGCTGCCGGGATGACACCTCATCCAAAGTATCTTTACGCCCCCGGGTTTTTCCGAGGGAAAAGGCGACAATCCCCATCACCGCCAGGAGCAGCAGTACGAGCAAGGCTTCCATAGGAGCTCCTCATTGTGGCCGCGCAAGCACTGCACGGTTTTATCCAATCGATAGAGTAACGATACCAAAGAGAAACCCCATCGCAGAAGCGACGGGGTTTCTCTTTCGCATAACTACCGGTTATCCCGGACAGCCAAGCATCTACAAGCAGTGACTACTTGATGATGCTGGTGACACGTCCCGAACCAACGGTGCGGCCGCCTTCGCGGATAGCGAAGCCGAGGCCCTCTTCCATGGCGATGGGCTGGATGAGCGCAACGGTCATCTCAGTGTTGTCGCCAGGCATAACCATTTCCGTGCCTTCGGGCAGGGTGATAACGCCGGTTACGTCCGTGGTACGGAAGTAGAACTGCGGGCGGTAGTTGGAGTAGAACGGGTTGTGACGTCCGCCTTCGTCCTTGGACAGGATGTAGACGTTGGCCTCGAAGTCGGTGTGCGGGGTGATGGAACCCGGCTTGACGACAACCTGGCCACGCTCGACATCGTCGCGCTTGAGACCGCGGAGCAGGAGGCCACAGTTCTCGCCGGCCCATGCTTCGTCGAGCTGCTTGTGGAACATCTCGATACCGGTAACCGTGGTCTTCTGGACCGGGCGGATGCCAACGATCTCGACCTCGGAGTTGATGGCGAGGGTTCCACGCTCGGCGCGGCCCGTAACAACGGTGCCACGGCCGGTGATCGTGAAGACGTCTTCGATCGGCATCAGGAACGGCTTGTCGCGGTCACGTACGGGGTCCGGAACGGACTCGTCGACTGCTGCCATCAGGTCCTGGACGGACTTGACCCAAACCGGGTCGCCTTCCAGAGCCTTGAGACCGGAAACGCGAACAACCGGAGCCTCATCGCCATCGAAGCCCTGCGAGCTCAGGAGCTCACGAACTTCCATTTCGACGAGGTCGAGGAGTTCTTCGTCATCAACCATGTCGGACTTGTTCAGCGCGACCAGCAGGTAGGGAACACCAACCTGGCGGGCAAGCAGAACGTGCTCGCGGGTCTGAGCCATCGGACCATCGGTTGCAGCAACCACGAGGATTGCGCCGTCCATCTGGGCAGCACCGGTGATCATGTTCTTGATGTAGTCAGCGTGACCAGGGGCGTCTACGTGTGCGTAGTGGCGCTTTTCGGTCTGGTACTCCACGTGGGAGATGTTGATGGTAATACCGCGCTGGCGCTCTTCCGGAGCGGAGTCGATCGACGCGAAGTCGCGCTGCTCGTTGAGATCCGGGTACTGGTCGTACAGTACCTTGGAAATGGCGGCAGTCAGCGTCGTCTTACCGTGGTCAACGTGACCAATGGTGCCGATGTTGACGTGCGGCTTAGTCCGCTCGAACTTTGCCTTTGCCACAGGTTCCTCCTAGAACGATTTCAAGTGAAGTGCTCCTCGGCCGCGCTTTTCGCGGCAGAAACTTTAGCAAGTCTACTTGGGGGCTTGGTTTTGGTGAAATTGCAGATTCAGGAACCAATCTTAGTTCCTGGAACCTGTTTGCGCGGGGACCGGGCTGCGACTCTCGCCGCAGCCCCGCCTCAAGCGCTTAGATGCCTTCCCGGGACCGGAATTGCATCCGTTACCGGGAGATTACTCGCCGCGGGTTTTCTGGATGATCTCGTCGGCTACTGCCTTCGGGACCTCCGCGTAGCTGTTGAACGTCATGGAGTACACAGCGCGACCCTGGGTCTTGGAGCGCAGGTCACCGATGTAGCCGAACATGCCGGACAGCGGAACGTGTGCACGAATAACCTTCACGCCTGCTGCGTCCTCCATGGACTGCATCTGGCCGCGGCGGGCGTTCAGGTCACCAATAACATCACCCATGTATTCCTCAGGTGTGCGGACCTCAACATCCATGAGCGGTTCGAGCAGAACAGGGTTCGCCTTGCGTGCAGCTTCCTTGAAAGCCATACGTCCGGCGATCTTGAACGCCATTTCCGAGGAGTCAACATCGTGGGACGCGCCATCAATCAGCGTGGCCTTGATACCAACAACCGGGTAACCGGCCAGGACGCCGTCGTTCAGTGCATCCTGGATACCGGCGTCAACGGACGGAATGTACTCGCGGGGAACGCGGCCACCAGTGACCTTGTTCTCGAACGCGTACAGCTCGCCTGAAGCGGTGTCCATGGGCTCGATCGCGATCTGGATCTTTGCGAACTGACCCGAACCACCGGTCTGCTTCTTGTGCGTGTAGTCAAGGCGCTCGACGGCGCGCTTGATGGTTTCGCGGTAAGCAACCTGCGGCTTGCCAACGTTGGCTTCGACCTTGAATTCGCGGCGCATGCGGTCCACCAGGATGTCCAGGTGGAGCTCGCCCATGCCGGCGATGATGGTCTGGCCCGTGTCTTCGTTGAGGGAGACCTGGAAGGTCGGGTCCTCAGCGGAGAGCTTCTGGATGGCCGTGGAGAGCTTCTCCTGGTCACCCTTGGTGTTGGGCTCGATGGCAACCGAGATCACGGGCTCCGGGAAGCTCATGGACTCGAGGACGATCTGGTTGCTGGAATCACACAGGGTGTCACCCGTGGTGGTGTCCTTCAGACCGATGGCTGCGTAGATGTGGCCGGCGGTAGCGCCCTCAACAGGCATTTCCTTGTTGGCGTGCATCTGGAACAGCTTGCCGATGCGCTCCTTCTTGCCCTTGGTGGAGTTGACCACCTGGGCACCTGCTTCAACGTGACCGGAGTACACGCGGACGAAGGTGAGCTGACCGAAGAACGGGTGCGCAGCAATCTTGAAGGCGAGGGCCGAGAACGGCTCGTCTGCAGAAGGCTTACGGGTGAGTTCCTTCTCTTCGTCGCGAGGATCGTGACCGATCATCGGGGGGACGTCGAGCGGGTTCGGCAGGAAGTCCACAACAGCATCAAGCATCGGCTGAACGCCGCGGTTCTTGAAGGCAGAGCCACAGAACACGGGGTAGAGCTCGGAGTTGATGGTCATCTTGCGGATGCCGGCCTTGATTTCCTCGAGGGTGAGTTCTTCACCTTCGAGGTACTTCTCCATGAGTTCTTCGGAAGCTTCAGCCACAGTCTCAACGAGCTGTGCGCGGTACTCTTCGGCCTTGGCCTGGAGGTCCGCAGGAATTTCCTGCACTTCGTAGGAAGCACCCATGGTGACGTCACCCTTTGCGTCGCCAGGCCAAACCAGGGCGCGCATTTCAAGGAGGTCAACAACACCGATGAAGTCGTTCTCGGCGCCGATGGGCAGCTGCATGACCAGCGGCTTGGCACCAAGGCGGGAGATGATGGTGTCCACGGTGAAGTAGAAGTCTGCGCCCAGCTTGTCCATCTTGTTGACGAAGCAGATACGCGGGACGTTGTACTTGTCAGCCTGGCGCCAAACAGTCTCGGACTGCGGCTCCACGCCTTCCTTGCCGTCGAACACTGCAACTGCACCGTCGAGGACGCGCAGGGAGCGCTCAACCTCAACCGTGAAGTCCACGTGGCCCGGGGTGTCGATGATGTTGATCTGGTTCTGGTTCCAGAAGCAAGTCACGGCGGCAGACGTGATGGTAATGCCGCGTTCCTTTTCCTGTTCCATCCAGTCAGTCGTCGAAGCGCCGTCGTGCGTTTCGCCGATCTTGTGGTTCACACCCGTGTAGAACAGGATGCGCTCGGTAGTGGTGGTCTTGCCGGCATCAATGTGGGCCATGATGCCGATGTTGCGGACCTTGTTAAGGTCGGTAAGCACGTCCTGTGCCACGGGGTCTCCCTTTCGGATGGACTACACGTCCGCCGCCGACTCAGCTGAGCCGGCGGCGTCCGGGAAGTTTTACCAGCGGTAGTGTGCGAAGGCCTTGTTGGACTCGGCCATCTTGTGGGTGTCTTCGCGACGCTTCACAGCGGCACCAAGACCGTTGGAGGCATCCAGGATTTCGTTCTGGAGACGCTCGGTCATGGTCTTCTCACGGCGGGCCTTGGAGTAGCCCACGAGCCAACGCAGAGCGAGGGCGGTGGAGCGGCCCGGCTTGACCTCAACCGGAACCTGGTAGGTTGCGCCACCAACACGGCGTGAACGAACCTCAAGAGCAGGCTTGACGTTGTCCATGGCCTTCTTGAGAGCGGCAACGGGGTCGCCGCCGGACTTGGCGCGTGCACCTTCAAGTGCACCGTAAACGATGCGCTCTGCGGTGGACTTCTTGCCGTCAACCAGAACCTTGTTGATCAGCTGAGTGACCAACGGGGAGCCGTAAACGGGATCGGAAACTAGCGGCCGCTTCGGGGCCGGACCCTTGCGAGGCATATTACTTCTTCTCCATCTTTGCGCCGTAACGGCTGCGGGCCTGCTTGCGGTTCTTGACACCCTGGGTGTCGAGCGCGCCGCGGACGATCTTGTAGCGGACACCCGGGAGGTCCTTCACACGACCACCACGAACGAGCACGATGGAGTGCTCCTGGAGGTTGTGGCCAACGCCGGGGATGTAAGCGGTAACTTCCACGCCACCGTTGAGACGCACACGTGCCACCTTACGGAGAGCCGAGTTCGG includes:
- the tuf gene encoding elongation factor Tu produces the protein MAKAKFERTKPHVNIGTIGHVDHGKTTLTAAISKVLYDQYPDLNEQRDFASIDSAPEERQRGITINISHVEYQTEKRHYAHVDAPGHADYIKNMITGAAQMDGAILVVAATDGPMAQTREHVLLARQVGVPYLLVALNKSDMVDDEELLDLVEMEVRELLSSQGFDGDEAPVVRVSGLKALEGDPVWVKSVQDLMAAVDESVPDPVRDRDKPFLMPIEDVFTITGRGTVVTGRAERGTLAINSEVEIVGIRPVQKTTVTGIEMFHKQLDEAWAGENCGLLLRGLKRDDVERGQVVVKPGSITPHTDFEANVYILSKDEGGRHNPFYSNYRPQFYFRTTDVTGVITLPEGTEMVMPGDNTEMTVALIQPIAMEEGLGFAIREGGRTVGSGRVTSIIK
- the rplB gene encoding 50S ribosomal protein L2, translated to MGIRKYKPTTPGRRGSSVADFAEITRSTPEKSLLRPLHKTGGRNNTGKITTRHKGGGHKRQYRLIDFRRHDKDGINARVAEIEYDPNRTARIALLHYVDGTKRYIIAPNKLSQGDFVEAGPDADIKPGNNLPLRNIPVGTVIHAVELRPGGGAKMARSAGASVQLVAKEGRFAQLRLPSGEIRNVDVRCRATVGEVGNAEQSNINWGKAGRMRWKGVRPTVRGVAMNPVDHPHGGGEGKTSGGRHPVNPNGKPEGRTRRPNKESDKLIVRRRRTGKNKR
- the rplD gene encoding 50S ribosomal protein L4, whose protein sequence is MTSTVKVDLPAEIFDVQTNVPLLHQVVVAQLAAARQGTHKTKTRAEVSGAGRKPFKQKGTGRARQGSIRAPHMTGGGVVHGPTPRDYSQRTPKKMKAAALRGALSDRARNGRIHVIAELVAGTKPSAKDALASLRTVTERKNLLVVIERANDVAALSVRNLQDVHVLYADQLNTYDVLVSDDVVFTKAAFEAFIADKAKNEEASK
- the rplW gene encoding 50S ribosomal protein L23, with the translated sequence MSVTTIKDPRDVVLAPVVSEKSYGLIDEGKYTFLVDPRSNKTEIKLAVEKIFSVKVDSINTINRAGKRKRTKFGWGQRKSTKRAIVTLKEGTIDIFGGPLA
- the rpsJ gene encoding 30S ribosomal protein S10, giving the protein MAGQKIRIRLKSYDHEVIDVSARKIVETVTRAGATVVGPVPLPTEKNVYCVIRSPHKYKDSREHFEMRTHKRLIDIIDPTPKAVDSLMRLDLPADVNIEIKL
- the rplC gene encoding 50S ribosomal protein L3 — encoded protein: MTATRNVKGLLGTKLGMTQVWDENNKLIPVTVVQADSNVITQLRNAEVDGYVAVQIGYGQIDPRKVTKPLAGHFEKAGVTPRRHVVELRTADAASYELGQELSVEIFEAGQKIDVVGTSKGKGFAGVMKRHGFHGVGASHGAHKNHRKPGSIGGASTPSRVFKGLKMAGRMGAERHTTLNLTVHGVDAEKSLLLIKGAVPGARGQVVLVRTAVKGA
- a CDS encoding GH1 family beta-glucosidase, producing MTVQDSGSVEDLAARLPPGFTLGVAAAAIQIEGSVAADGRGPSGWDAFAQKPGAIVDGGSPSVACDHYNRCDEDIALMQELGVDSYRFSFSWPRIQPGGKGAFNQRGLDFYDRLIDKLLAAGISPMATLFHWDTPLELEHAGGWMNRETAYRFADYTAAVASRCGDRVDKWVTLNEPVSVTVQGYALGVHSPGKQLLFDALPSAHHQLLGHGLSVLALRSEGVKGEVGVSNMHAPVQPASNSLPDRLMTQAMDHILNRIYSDALLLGSYPKPPLPMRPWFRSLDVVADGDMEIINQPLDFYGVNYYYPVKVAAGPGPAEIPTGTSPEMAKVPFHLAVFQEYETTGFGWPVAPEYLVQLLRDMKDRYGDALPPIYITEGGASFPEPAHVDGPLQDTNRISYLAEHLGHVLTATGPGGTAEDVDVRGYYVWTLLDNFEWAAGYSQRFGLVHTDFDSLQRTPKESFYWYRALSRARNHNA